The uncultured Methanomethylovorans sp. genome contains a region encoding:
- a CDS encoding ABC transporter ATP-binding protein, protein MLNKVEMNIERKKKGEALFKVKDISLSFVQYTSGLRQTELKVISNLSIEAYSGEILAVVGSSGSGKSLLAHAILGILPSNAKLYGEMDYKGKNLTQEKKEELRGKEIALIPQSVNYLDPLMRISNQVIGSVEEKSKELMKKTQRNIFHKYDLKADVDRMFPHELSGGMARRVLVSTALMNSSKLIIADEPTPGLDEKNLNETLSYFKDMANKGCAVILITHDIEAALRISDKIAIFYAGTILEVANIEDFKNEGKNLRHPYTRALWNALPQNKFQAIKGHQPMQDEIIEGCFFYERCSRKNELCSKGTPQLKNINEGLVRCNNAS, encoded by the coding sequence ATGTTAAATAAAGTTGAAATGAATATTGAAAGAAAGAAGAAGGGTGAAGCTCTATTTAAAGTAAAAGATATTTCACTGTCTTTCGTTCAATATACTTCCGGACTTAGGCAAACTGAATTAAAAGTGATCTCAAATTTAAGTATTGAAGCTTATAGCGGTGAAATTTTAGCTGTTGTAGGATCAAGCGGTTCTGGAAAAAGCCTTCTTGCACATGCGATATTAGGAATTTTACCTTCAAATGCGAAACTTTATGGTGAAATGGACTATAAAGGCAAAAACCTGACTCAGGAGAAAAAGGAAGAATTAAGGGGTAAGGAAATAGCCCTTATTCCCCAATCTGTAAATTATCTTGATCCTTTAATGAGGATTTCCAATCAGGTAATAGGAAGTGTTGAAGAGAAAAGTAAAGAATTGATGAAGAAGACGCAGAGAAATATTTTCCATAAATATGATTTGAAGGCAGATGTTGACAGAATGTTTCCTCATGAACTGTCAGGGGGTATGGCCAGAAGAGTCCTAGTTTCTACTGCCTTGATGAACTCTTCAAAGCTCATAATTGCAGATGAACCTACTCCGGGATTGGATGAAAAAAATCTGAATGAAACACTGAGTTACTTCAAAGACATGGCAAATAAAGGATGTGCAGTGATACTTATAACTCATGATATAGAAGCTGCATTAAGAATATCGGATAAGATTGCGATTTTTTATGCAGGTACGATCTTAGAAGTAGCGAATATAGAGGATTTTAAGAATGAAGGTAAAAATTTACGGCACCCATATACACGTGCTCTGTGGAATGCTCTTCCCCAAAATAAATTTCAGGCAATAAAAGGCCATCAGCCAATGCAGGATGAAATCATTGAAGGATGTTTCTTCTATGAAAGGTGTTC